One stretch of Diabrotica undecimpunctata isolate CICGRU chromosome 5, icDiaUnde3, whole genome shotgun sequence DNA includes these proteins:
- the LOC140441812 gene encoding proteasome subunit beta type-2-like yields the protein MECLLGIKFNDYVLVAADMTAAQSIIVMKTDESKLHKLSNKLVMAVSGESGDTTQFAEYIAKNIQLYKMRNTYELSPQEAAAFTRRNLADALRSRSAYHVNLLLAGYDDKEGPQLYYMDYLASIASVDYAAHGYGGFFSLSIMDRNYRKNLSKEEGYELLKKCVKEVQKRLIINLPNFKVQCVDKNGIQDMPTITAKDLV from the exons ATGGAGTGTCTACTTGGTATCAAATTTAATGACTACGTTCTTGTTGCTGCAGATATGACTGCAGCGCAAAGCATAATTGTAATGAAAACAG atGAAAGCAAGCTTCATAAACTTTCCAATAAGCTTGTTATGGCTGTGTCTGGTGAGTCTGGGGATACTACACAGTTTGCAGAGTATATAGCAAAAAATATTCAACTTTACAAAATGAGGAATACCTATGAATTGAGTCCCCAAGAAGCTGCAGCATTTACTAGAAGAAATTTGGCAGATGCACTCAGAAGCAGA AGTGCATACCATGTAAACCTTCTTCTAGCTGGATATGATGACAAAGAAGGTCCTCAGCTATATTACATGGACTACTTAGCATCTATAGCGAGTGTTGATTATGCTGCCCATGGTTATGGAGGATTTTTTTCACTTTCAATTATGGATCGTAATTACCGTAAGAATCTTAGCAAAGAAGAAGGTTATGAACTTTTGAAAAAATGTGTGAAAGAAGTTCAGAAAAGATTGATCATCAATTTGCCCAACTTTAAGGTTCAGTGTGTTGATAAAAATGGCATCCAGGATATGCCTACTATCACTGCTAAGGATTTGGTTTAA
- the LOC140441811 gene encoding minor histocompatibility antigen H13 — protein sequence MANLLNIIVAQASENLTENAKNATQKTPSTPEGTAVAYISLVVMALLPIFFGSFRSVSYHKDNKVEKMTKRDAAIFPIVASCSLFGLYIVFKLFSKEYINLLLTGYFFFLGVLALTHLLSPVVSKLVPAAIPNIPFHIMFTQGEGDNTEYLIDYRFSTYDIVALIACSLVGAWYLVQKHWVANNLFGLAFAIHGVELLHLNNVATGCILLGGLFVYDIFWVFGTDVMVTVAKSFEAPIKLVFPQDLLQNGFAANNFAMLGLGDIIIPGIFIALLLRFDNSLKRQTRTYFNASVIAYFLGLTATMLVMHVFKHAQPALLYLVPACIGTPLGLALIKGDLTAMFKYEDSPEEKKAGEKKKGTESKQEVKKVK from the exons ATGGCCAATCTCCTTAACATAATTGTTGCTCAAGCTTCCgaaaatttaacagaaaatgCCAAAAACGCTACTCAAAAGACTCCTAGTACACCAGAAGGAACAGCCGTTGCATATATTAGTTTAGTTGTAATGGCTTTACTTCCAATATTTTTTGGTTCTTTTAGATCTGTGTCCTACCATAAGGATAAT aaagTAGAAAAAATGACCAAAAGAGATGCAGCAATATTTCCAATTGTAGCTTCATGTTCCCTTTTTGGACTCTACatagtatttaaattattttcaaaggAATATATAAATCTTTTGTTAACAGGATATTTCTTTTTCTTGGGTGTCTTAGCTCTGACTCATTTATTAAG ccCTGTGGTAAGCAAATTAGTGCCAGCAGCAATACCAAACATTCCATTTCATATAATGTTTACACAAGGAGAGGGTGACAATACAGAGTACTTAATAGACTATAGGTTTTCTACATACGACATTGTAGCATTGATAGCATGTTCATTAGTAGGGGCCTGGTACTTGGTCCAGAAGCATTGGGTGGCTAATAATTTGTTTGGACTGGCGTTTGCAATTCATGGCGTTGAACTGCTGCATCTCAATAATGTTGCCACTGGTTGTATTCTACTCGGAGGACTGTTTGTCTATgatatattttgggtttttggTACAGATGTTATGGTTACTGTCGCTAAGAGCTTTGAGGCTCCAATTAAAC TTGTATTTCCACAAGATCTCCTACAAAACGGATTTGCGGCCAACAATTTTGCCATGTTAGGTTTAGGAGATATTATCATtcccggtatatttatagcttTATTATTGAGATTTGATAACAGTTTGAAACGCCAAACTAGGACTTATTTTAATGCCTCCGTTATTGCATATTTTCTTGGACTGACAGCGACAATGTTAGTTATGCATGTATTCAAACACGCACAACCAGCTCTACTGTACTTAGTTCCAGCATGTATAGGAACTCCTCTTGGATTAGCTTTAATTAAAGGAGATTTGACTGCTATGTTTAA ATATGAGGATTCCCCAGAAGAGAAAAAAGCAGGAGAAAAGAAAAAAGGAACAGAAAGTAAACAAGAAGTGAAAAAAGTAAAATAG